The Carnobacterium divergens genome includes a window with the following:
- a CDS encoding aldose 1-epimerase family protein, with translation MMIKLENETLTVTILTKGAELTSIKRKDNKIEYLWQADPKYWGRHAPVLFPFVGRLKEDRYEVDGKTYPMGQHGFARDCEFEIMHQTASTVTLKLSDSPSTKERYPYAFHLLITYTLADNTVTTAYRVENPASDKSLYFSIGAHPGFNIPLTTDTIFEDYYFSFSPRKTRTTIPLSGAYLNTPCKTLAQTNTDIALTRSLFDNDAMIYETKGENIFTIKSEKTEHSVAVRFVDFPYVGIWSPPQTDAPFVCIEPWFGIADDMNATGKIEEKLGMQTLAPQKSFEAAFEITVN, from the coding sequence ATCATGATCAAACTTGAAAATGAGACATTAACCGTTACTATTTTAACTAAAGGCGCAGAACTTACCAGTATTAAAAGAAAAGACAACAAGATTGAGTATTTATGGCAAGCAGATCCCAAATACTGGGGGAGACATGCTCCTGTTCTTTTCCCATTTGTTGGACGTTTAAAAGAAGACCGCTACGAAGTGGATGGAAAAACATACCCAATGGGTCAACACGGATTTGCACGAGATTGTGAATTTGAAATAATGCATCAAACAGCTAGCACCGTGACATTGAAATTGTCAGATAGTCCAAGTACTAAAGAGCGCTACCCCTATGCGTTTCATTTGCTGATTACGTATACTTTAGCTGACAATACTGTGACAACAGCCTATCGCGTTGAAAATCCTGCTTCTGATAAGTCGCTTTATTTTTCAATTGGCGCACACCCTGGATTTAATATTCCATTAACAACGGATACGATATTTGAAGACTATTATTTTTCTTTTTCACCAAGAAAAACCAGAACAACGATTCCGTTGTCAGGAGCATATTTAAATACACCATGTAAAACATTGGCTCAAACGAATACCGATATTGCGTTGACCCGTAGTTTATTCGATAATGATGCAATGATTTATGAAACGAAAGGTGAAAATATTTTTACCATTAAATCTGAAAAAACAGAACATTCTGTAGCTGTTCGATTCGTTGACTTTCCGTATGTGGGCATTTGGTCGCCACCTCAAACGGACGCTCCTTTTGTTTGCATCGAACCATGGTTTGGAATTGCAGATGATATGAATGCTACCGGAAAGATTGAAGAAAAATTAGGCATGCAAACATTGGCTCCTCAAAAATCATTTGAAGCAGCTTTTGAAATAACTGTAAATTAA
- the plsY gene encoding glycerol-3-phosphate 1-O-acyltransferase PlsY: MKIIIMFVIAYLLGSIPSGVWIGKLFYKKDIRQFGSGNSGTTNTYRVLGKTAGTIVLAMDILKGTLAASLPYFFHSDINPLIIGLGAIIGHTFPIFAEFKGGKAVATSAGTLLAYNPQYFIICACLFVTLIYLTRMVSLSSMLGMLIIAPLSLVYHDWILTTIAFILLFFITYRHKDNIKRIKNGTENKVPFGLGYKKTTKN; this comes from the coding sequence CTGAAAATCATAATTATGTTTGTTATCGCCTATTTATTAGGTTCGATTCCGTCTGGTGTCTGGATTGGAAAATTATTTTATAAAAAAGACATTCGCCAATTTGGTAGTGGCAATTCTGGAACAACGAATACGTACCGCGTTTTAGGGAAAACGGCTGGAACAATCGTTTTAGCGATGGATATTTTAAAAGGAACGTTGGCTGCAAGTTTGCCTTATTTCTTTCATAGTGACATTAACCCATTGATTATTGGACTAGGCGCCATTATTGGTCATACATTTCCAATTTTTGCTGAATTTAAAGGTGGCAAAGCCGTTGCGACAAGCGCTGGTACATTGCTAGCTTATAATCCACAATATTTTATTATCTGTGCTTGCCTATTTGTCACACTGATTTACCTGACTCGAATGGTGAGCCTATCAAGTATGTTAGGAATGTTGATTATTGCCCCACTTAGTCTCGTATATCACGATTGGATTTTAACAACCATTGCTTTTATTTTATTATTTTTCATTACGTATCGGCATAAAGACAATATTAAACGCATTAAAAATGGCACTGAAAATAAAGTACCTTTTGGCTTAGGCTATAAGAAAACAACTAAAAACTAG
- the pflA gene encoding pyruvate formate-lyase-activating protein, with amino-acid sequence MTQAVIGNIHSTENFGTVDGPGVRFIVFTQGCRMRCQFCHNPDTWKIGGGKERSTDDILAEALRYKTYWGKDGGITVSGGEPLLQMEFLIDLFKKAKAAGVHTTLDSCGKPFTREEPFFSQFEELMKYTDLILFDIKHIDDEQHKVLTSLGNSNILEMAKYLSEINQPVWIRHVLVPQRTDYDEYLIRLSDFIKTLSNVQKVEVLPYHTMGLYKYQELGIPYPLEGIETPATERVENAKKILQTADYTGYLN; translated from the coding sequence ATGACACAAGCTGTAATAGGTAATATTCATTCAACTGAAAATTTTGGTACGGTGGATGGACCCGGTGTTCGTTTTATCGTCTTTACACAAGGGTGTCGGATGCGTTGTCAATTTTGTCACAATCCGGATACTTGGAAAATTGGCGGTGGCAAAGAACGTTCGACAGACGATATTCTTGCAGAAGCTTTACGTTATAAAACGTACTGGGGAAAAGATGGCGGTATAACAGTCAGTGGTGGAGAACCGTTATTGCAAATGGAATTTTTAATTGATTTGTTTAAAAAAGCCAAAGCAGCAGGTGTGCATACAACCCTTGATTCATGCGGAAAACCTTTTACCCGTGAAGAACCTTTCTTTAGCCAATTTGAAGAACTGATGAAGTATACTGATTTAATTTTATTTGATATTAAGCATATTGACGATGAACAACATAAAGTGCTAACTAGTTTAGGAAATTCTAATATTTTAGAAATGGCGAAGTATCTATCTGAAATTAATCAACCTGTTTGGATCAGACACGTTTTGGTTCCGCAAAGAACCGATTATGATGAGTATTTAATTCGTTTATCTGATTTTATTAAAACACTTTCTAATGTTCAAAAAGTCGAAGTATTGCCTTATCACACAATGGGGTTATATAAGTATCAAGAATTAGGCATTCCTTATCCATTAGAAGGAATTGAAACGCCTGCAACAGAACGAGTAGAAAACGCGAAGAAAATTTTACAAACAGCGGACTATACAGGCTATTTAAATTAA
- the parC gene encoding DNA topoisomerase IV subunit A — MEIRSDIQELTLEEVMGDRFGRYSKYIIQERALPDIRDGLKPVQRRILYAMNVEGNTAEKGFRKSAKTVGNVIGNYHPHGDSSVYEAMVRLSQDWKLREVLIEMHGNNGSMDGDPPAAMRYTEARLSKISAELLKDIDKETVDFVLNFDDTDEEPTVLPARYPNLLVNGATGISAGYATDIPSHNLGEVIDATIHLIDNRSASVADLMKYLKGPDFATGGILQGLDGIKQAYETGKGKVIVRSKTHFEDLRGGKQQIVISEIPYEVNKAVLVKKMDEIRLNKKIDGIAEVRDESDRTGLQIVVELKKEANAEGILNYLLKNTDLQVSYNFNMVAIDKKRPQQVGIVRMLTAYIDHQIEVLTRRTTFNLNKAQSRQHIVEGLIKALSILDKVIETIRSSTDKKNAKENLITAFDFSELQAEAIVSLQLYRLTNTDITALEKEAKELATTISQLTKILKDPSEMARVMKEELTEIKTKFANPRKTVIQNEIEELKIDTEVLVAQEEVMVSVTKEGYLKRSSLRSYSASKPEELGIKDTDFPIFVKQMNTLNHVLMFTSKGNLIYRPVHEITDLRWKDIGEHISQTIGLAVDETIVKTVGLVDFLPEATFTFITKDGMIKQTAAKDFIAGRGYKTKASVAIKLKQATDELVNVIYSTDTANQDVFLATNRGFGLRYPVTEVPVVGAKAAGVKAINLKDGDSVIGGLLINRNQAKTDVMMITQRGSVKKMNLSDFDTLGRAKRGLMVLRELKKMPHRLVAMVEVTKETEIVIQTTKDKEILLSSQNYQVSDRYSNGSFVLDESVDGEPVLVQVVLPYPVVSKDAPK; from the coding sequence ATGGAGATTAGATCGGATATTCAGGAATTAACCCTGGAAGAAGTGATGGGGGATCGTTTTGGTAGGTACTCTAAATATATTATCCAAGAACGTGCACTCCCAGACATTCGCGACGGTTTAAAACCCGTTCAAAGACGAATTTTATACGCGATGAATGTTGAAGGCAATACTGCAGAAAAAGGGTTTAGAAAATCTGCTAAAACAGTCGGAAATGTTATTGGGAATTATCATCCACATGGAGATTCTAGTGTTTATGAAGCAATGGTTCGCTTAAGTCAAGATTGGAAATTACGCGAAGTTTTAATTGAAATGCACGGGAATAACGGAAGTATGGATGGCGATCCTCCAGCTGCGATGCGTTATACAGAAGCCCGTCTTTCTAAAATTTCGGCGGAACTTTTAAAAGATATTGACAAAGAGACGGTAGATTTTGTATTAAACTTTGATGACACGGACGAAGAGCCAACTGTTTTACCGGCTCGTTACCCAAACCTTTTGGTTAATGGAGCTACTGGTATTTCAGCCGGATATGCAACGGATATTCCTTCTCATAACTTAGGTGAAGTAATTGACGCAACTATTCATTTGATTGATAATCGCTCAGCAAGTGTGGCAGATTTAATGAAGTATTTAAAAGGCCCTGATTTTGCAACTGGTGGAATTTTACAAGGTTTGGATGGTATCAAACAAGCTTATGAAACGGGTAAAGGCAAAGTGATTGTGCGCTCTAAAACACATTTTGAAGATTTGCGTGGTGGCAAACAACAAATTGTTATTAGCGAAATCCCTTATGAAGTGAATAAAGCTGTCCTTGTGAAAAAAATGGACGAAATTCGTTTAAATAAAAAAATTGATGGCATTGCAGAAGTTCGTGATGAATCCGATCGAACAGGCTTGCAAATTGTTGTTGAATTAAAAAAAGAAGCAAATGCTGAGGGAATTTTAAACTATCTCTTAAAAAATACCGATTTACAAGTTTCTTATAACTTTAATATGGTAGCAATCGATAAAAAACGCCCACAACAAGTGGGAATTGTTCGTATGCTTACAGCGTATATTGATCATCAAATTGAAGTCTTAACTAGAAGAACGACTTTCAATTTAAACAAAGCTCAATCAAGACAACACATTGTTGAAGGTTTAATCAAAGCTCTTTCAATTCTAGATAAAGTAATTGAAACGATTCGTAGCAGTACGGATAAAAAAAATGCGAAAGAAAATTTAATCACAGCTTTTGATTTTTCAGAATTACAAGCTGAAGCGATTGTTTCCTTGCAGTTATACCGTTTGACGAATACAGATATTACCGCACTTGAAAAAGAAGCGAAAGAATTAGCAACAACCATTAGCCAATTGACAAAAATTTTAAAAGACCCTTCTGAAATGGCTCGTGTCATGAAAGAAGAATTAACGGAAATCAAGACAAAATTCGCGAATCCTAGAAAAACAGTTATTCAAAATGAAATTGAAGAACTGAAAATTGATACCGAAGTTTTAGTGGCGCAAGAAGAAGTAATGGTCTCTGTTACAAAAGAAGGCTATTTAAAACGCAGTAGTTTACGTTCTTACAGTGCTTCGAAGCCAGAAGAACTAGGTATTAAGGATACTGACTTCCCTATCTTTGTGAAGCAAATGAACACCTTAAATCACGTTTTAATGTTTACAAGCAAAGGAAACTTGATTTATCGTCCAGTCCATGAAATCACAGATTTACGTTGGAAAGATATTGGGGAGCATATTTCTCAAACAATTGGTTTAGCGGTTGACGAAACTATCGTTAAAACCGTTGGATTAGTGGACTTTCTTCCAGAAGCAACCTTTACTTTTATTACCAAAGATGGAATGATCAAACAAACAGCAGCCAAAGACTTTATTGCTGGCCGTGGTTATAAAACGAAAGCTTCCGTTGCGATTAAGTTAAAACAAGCAACAGATGAATTAGTGAATGTTATTTACTCAACGGACACTGCCAATCAAGATGTTTTCCTAGCAACGAACCGTGGTTTTGGTTTAAGATACCCAGTTACTGAAGTTCCTGTTGTAGGTGCAAAAGCAGCGGGGGTTAAAGCCATTAATCTTAAAGACGGAGATAGCGTAATAGGCGGATTGCTGATTAATCGTAATCAAGCTAAAACTGACGTCATGATGATTACTCAACGTGGCAGTGTGAAGAAAATGAATCTTAGCGATTTTGACACATTAGGTCGAGCAAAACGTGGGCTGATGGTTCTAAGAGAACTTAAGAAAATGCCCCATCGTCTTGTTGCAATGGTTGAAGTAACGAAAGAAACTGAAATTGTTATCCAGACGACAAAAGATAAAGAGATTTTATTAAGTAGTCAAAACTATCAAGTAAGTGATCGCTACTCAAATGGCTCATTTGTTTTGGATGAATCAGTGGATGGGGAGCCTGTGCTTGTTCAAGTAGTCTTACCGTATCCAGTAGTATCAAAAGATGCGCCAAAATAA
- the codY gene encoding GTP-sensing pleiotropic transcriptional regulator CodY: MNNLLLKMRKISSMLQQKGGVASVSDRLPFNNMAEILGDTLDANTYLISENGVLLGYNEKHGINNERVKQMLVDERFPADYTANMLGITETKANIGVESDYTAFPIENRDLFAEGLTTIVPIRAAGERLGTIILARLHSAFDDGDLVLAEYSATVVGMEILYHKSNQIEEETRSLAIVQMAIKTLSYSELKAVKAIFDELDGLEGRLTASSIADKIGITRSVIVNALRKLESGGIIESRSLGMKGTYIRVNNPKFIEALAKESVY; the protein is encoded by the coding sequence GTGAACAATTTACTTCTTAAAATGCGTAAAATCAGCAGTATGCTGCAACAAAAAGGCGGTGTAGCGTCGGTTTCTGATCGGTTGCCATTTAACAACATGGCAGAGATACTAGGGGACACATTAGATGCGAATACCTATTTGATTAGTGAAAATGGGGTATTGCTTGGATACAACGAAAAACATGGGATTAACAATGAACGAGTGAAACAAATGCTTGTTGATGAAAGATTTCCAGCAGACTATACAGCAAACATGCTAGGTATCACGGAAACCAAAGCGAATATAGGTGTAGAAAGTGATTATACTGCTTTTCCAATTGAAAATCGCGACTTATTTGCTGAAGGGCTGACAACGATTGTTCCAATACGTGCTGCGGGTGAACGATTAGGAACCATTATATTAGCACGTTTGCATTCTGCCTTTGACGATGGAGATTTAGTTTTAGCAGAATACAGTGCAACTGTGGTGGGGATGGAAATTTTATACCACAAATCAAATCAAATTGAAGAAGAAACAAGAAGTTTGGCAATTGTTCAAATGGCGATTAAAACCCTTTCATATAGTGAGTTAAAAGCTGTTAAAGCGATATTTGATGAGCTAGATGGCTTAGAAGGACGTCTAACAGCGTCTAGTATTGCCGATAAAATTGGCATCACTCGTTCAGTTATTGTTAACGCGTTAAGAAAACTTGAATCAGGTGGGATTATTGAATCTCGTTCACTTGGAATGAAAGGGACCTATATTCGGGTGAACAATCCGAAATTTATAGAAGCCCTTGCTAAAGAATCTGTTTATTAA
- the pflB gene encoding formate C-acetyltransferase — protein sequence MEQWNGFKGEKWRTSVNTRDFIQANYTEYTGDDSFLEPIAPSTDKLWTKLQELFDVQHEKNGVYDMDRNIPATITSHKPGYLIKEEEKIVGLQTDVPLKQAFMPFGGINMANNALKANGYEVDDEMTNIFTDWRKTHNQGVFDAYTPEMRAARKNKIITGLPDAYGRGRIIGDYRRIALYGIDFLMKEKAKDHANTGNKVMTDDVIRLREEISEQYRALGQLKEMAASYGFDISKPAKNAREAIQWLYFGYLAAIKSQNGAAMSIGRISAFLDIYIQRDLEAGLITEFEAQELIDHLIMKLRMVKFARTPDYNQLFSGYPIWATLSIAGMGLDGRSLVTKNDFRILHTLTNMGPSPEPNLTVLYSSKEPVGFRTFAAKIAKESSSIQFENDDLLRANWGSDDCAIACCVSATVVGKDMQFFGARANLAKAVLYAINGGVDEMTKAQVGPKFRPMTGDKLDYNEFIDRYKDIMDWLAELYVNTLNVIHYMHDKYAYEAPQLALMDSNLKRTFATGIAGISHAADSLMAIKHGNVEVIRDENGLAIDYKPTQEFPTYGNDQEEADATANWILDYFMTQIKRQHTYRNSTPTTSLLTITSNVVYGKATGNTPDGRRAGKPLAPGANPSYQDGAFLGEKNGLLASLNSTARLNYGCALDGISNTQTINPTGLGKDEETRIDNLRNVMDGYFDNSGYHLNVNVFTNELLLDAQAHPEKYPNLTIRVSGYAVKFRDLTPEQQADVIARTSHDHL from the coding sequence ATGGAACAATGGAATGGATTTAAAGGCGAAAAATGGAGAACATCGGTTAACACAAGAGATTTCATCCAAGCAAACTACACAGAGTACACAGGCGACGATTCATTTTTAGAGCCAATCGCACCAAGTACTGACAAACTATGGACTAAATTGCAAGAATTATTCGATGTGCAACACGAAAAAAACGGTGTTTACGACATGGATCGCAATATTCCTGCAACAATTACCTCACACAAACCAGGCTATTTAATTAAAGAAGAAGAAAAAATCGTTGGATTACAAACAGATGTACCTTTGAAACAAGCATTCATGCCTTTTGGCGGAATCAACATGGCCAACAACGCATTGAAAGCAAATGGATACGAAGTTGACGACGAAATGACAAATATCTTTACTGATTGGCGTAAAACGCATAACCAAGGTGTATTCGATGCTTACACTCCTGAAATGCGTGCCGCTCGTAAAAACAAAATCATTACGGGTTTACCAGATGCTTATGGCCGTGGCCGTATCATCGGTGACTACCGTCGTATCGCTTTATACGGTATTGATTTCTTAATGAAAGAAAAAGCTAAGGATCATGCAAATACTGGGAATAAAGTAATGACAGATGACGTTATTCGTTTACGTGAAGAAATTTCAGAACAATACAGAGCATTAGGTCAACTTAAAGAAATGGCAGCTTCATATGGTTTTGATATCTCTAAACCAGCAAAAAATGCTAGAGAAGCCATCCAATGGTTATACTTTGGTTACCTTGCAGCAATCAAATCTCAAAATGGAGCAGCAATGTCAATTGGACGTATCTCAGCATTCTTAGATATCTATATCCAACGTGATTTAGAAGCTGGCTTAATTACTGAATTTGAAGCACAAGAATTAATTGACCACTTAATTATGAAATTACGTATGGTTAAATTTGCTCGTACACCTGATTACAACCAATTGTTCTCTGGTTACCCAATCTGGGCAACATTATCAATTGCTGGTATGGGATTAGATGGCCGTTCATTAGTTACTAAAAATGACTTCCGTATTCTTCATACATTAACAAATATGGGACCTTCTCCAGAACCTAACTTAACTGTTTTATATTCTTCTAAAGAACCAGTTGGATTCAGAACATTTGCAGCTAAAATTGCAAAAGAAAGTTCTTCAATCCAATTTGAAAATGATGATTTGTTACGTGCTAACTGGGGATCAGATGACTGTGCAATCGCATGTTGTGTATCTGCAACAGTAGTTGGTAAAGACATGCAATTCTTTGGAGCTCGTGCAAACTTAGCTAAAGCGGTTCTTTACGCAATCAATGGTGGCGTAGATGAAATGACTAAAGCACAAGTTGGACCTAAATTTAGACCAATGACTGGTGATAAATTAGACTACAACGAATTTATTGATCGTTATAAAGATATTATGGATTGGTTAGCAGAATTGTATGTAAATACATTAAACGTTATCCACTACATGCATGATAAATATGCTTATGAAGCACCTCAATTAGCTTTAATGGATAGCAACTTGAAACGTACTTTTGCAACTGGTATTGCAGGTATTTCTCATGCTGCTGATAGCTTAATGGCAATCAAACATGGTAACGTTGAAGTTATCCGTGATGAAAATGGGTTAGCAATTGATTACAAACCAACTCAAGAGTTCCCAACTTACGGAAACGATCAAGAAGAAGCAGATGCAACAGCTAACTGGATTCTTGATTACTTCATGACACAAATCAAACGTCAACACACTTACCGTAACTCAACACCAACAACATCATTGTTAACAATTACTTCAAACGTTGTTTATGGTAAAGCTACTGGGAATACTCCAGATGGACGTCGTGCTGGTAAACCTTTAGCACCAGGAGCAAATCCATCTTATCAAGATGGCGCATTCTTAGGTGAAAAGAACGGATTATTAGCTTCACTTAATTCAACAGCTCGCTTAAACTATGGTTGTGCATTAGATGGGATTTCAAATACTCAAACAATCAACCCAACTGGTTTAGGTAAAGATGAAGAAACTAGAATTGACAACTTACGTAACGTAATGGATGGGTACTTCGATAACAGCGGCTACCATTTAAACGTGAACGTATTTACAAATGAATTATTATTAGATGCTCAAGCGCATCCAGAAAAATATCCAAACTTAACCATTCGTGTATCTGGTTATGCGGTTAAATTCCGTGACTTAACTCCAGAACAACAAGCGGATGTTATTGCAAGAACTTCACACGATCATCTATAA
- the parE gene encoding DNA topoisomerase IV subunit B gives MPKKINMEYNDEAIQVLEGLEAVRKRPGMYIGSTDSRGLHHLVYEIVDNSVDEALSGYGTEITVTLHKDNSVSVKDNGRGMPVGMHASGIPTVQVIFTVLHAGGKFGQGGYKTSGGLHGVGASVVNALSEWLTVTIVRDGVMYQQKFKNGGIPADTLKKVKTTKEKNGTIVHFKPDETIFSTVKYSYDILSERLRESAFLLKGLKIELIDERTEKQEIFHYEEGIKEFVEYLNEEKDTLNPVAYFSGENNQIEVEFAFQYNDGYSENILSFVNNVRTKDGGTHESGMKASLTKAFNEYARKVSLLKEKDKNLEGSDFREGLAAIISVRIPEDLLQFEGQTKGKLGTPQARAAVDAVIGEQLGFYLIENGEVSQMLVRKAIKAREARDAARKAREESRNGKKRKKNESLLSGKLTPAQSKNPKRNEIYLVEGDSAGGSAKQGRDRKFQAILPLRGKVINTEKAKLQDILKNEEINTMIYTIGAGVGPEFDLADCNYDKVIIMTDADTDGAHIQVLLLTFFYRYMKPLIEAGKVYIALPPLYKLSKGTGKKEVIEYAWTDEELEAKTKTFGKGYILQRYKGLGEMNADQLWETTMDPETRTLIRVRIDDAAQAERRVSTLMGDKVEPRRKWIESHVEFSLEEGGSILENNQMMDSLEPEIEQVELLDELEGSGENGD, from the coding sequence ATGCCCAAAAAAATAAATATGGAATACAACGACGAAGCAATCCAAGTTCTAGAAGGACTGGAAGCGGTCAGAAAACGCCCAGGTATGTACATCGGTTCAACCGATAGTAGAGGGTTGCATCACTTAGTCTATGAAATTGTAGACAATTCAGTAGACGAAGCTTTATCCGGTTATGGAACTGAAATTACTGTGACGTTACACAAGGACAATAGTGTCAGCGTTAAGGATAATGGACGTGGCATGCCAGTTGGAATGCATGCTTCAGGCATCCCAACCGTACAAGTAATTTTTACTGTACTACATGCGGGAGGAAAGTTTGGACAAGGTGGTTATAAAACGTCAGGTGGACTTCACGGTGTGGGTGCCAGCGTTGTAAATGCTCTATCAGAATGGCTAACTGTTACCATCGTTCGTGATGGTGTGATGTATCAACAAAAATTTAAAAATGGCGGAATTCCCGCAGATACATTAAAAAAAGTTAAAACCACAAAAGAAAAAAATGGAACAATCGTACATTTTAAACCAGATGAAACTATTTTCTCGACAGTTAAGTATTCATACGATATTTTATCTGAACGTTTAAGAGAATCTGCATTCTTATTAAAAGGTTTAAAAATTGAACTAATTGATGAGCGCACTGAAAAACAAGAGATTTTCCATTACGAAGAAGGCATCAAAGAATTTGTTGAGTATTTAAATGAAGAAAAAGATACATTAAATCCAGTTGCTTATTTTTCTGGCGAAAACAACCAAATCGAAGTTGAATTTGCTTTTCAATACAATGATGGCTATTCAGAAAATATCTTGTCCTTCGTTAATAATGTGCGTACAAAAGATGGTGGGACTCACGAATCGGGTATGAAAGCATCTTTAACAAAAGCCTTTAATGAATATGCTCGCAAAGTAAGTTTATTAAAAGAAAAAGATAAAAACTTAGAAGGAAGCGACTTTAGAGAAGGCTTAGCGGCCATCATTTCTGTGCGTATCCCTGAAGATCTTCTTCAATTTGAAGGACAAACAAAGGGCAAGCTAGGTACTCCGCAAGCTAGAGCTGCTGTTGATGCCGTGATTGGGGAACAACTTGGTTTCTATTTAATTGAAAATGGCGAAGTCAGTCAAATGTTGGTTCGTAAAGCCATTAAGGCGAGAGAAGCCAGAGACGCGGCGAGAAAAGCCAGAGAAGAAAGTCGTAACGGGAAAAAACGTAAAAAGAATGAATCACTTTTATCAGGGAAATTAACGCCTGCACAAAGCAAAAATCCAAAACGGAATGAAATCTACCTAGTCGAAGGAGACTCAGCCGGAGGTTCTGCTAAACAAGGCCGTGATCGTAAATTCCAAGCGATTTTACCTTTACGTGGAAAAGTAATTAATACTGAAAAAGCGAAGCTACAAGACATTCTAAAAAATGAAGAAATCAATACCATGATCTATACAATCGGTGCAGGTGTTGGTCCTGAATTTGATTTAGCAGACTGTAACTATGACAAAGTCATCATTATGACCGATGCGGATACTGATGGTGCTCATATTCAAGTGCTGTTATTGACGTTCTTTTATCGTTATATGAAACCGCTGATTGAAGCTGGAAAAGTCTATATCGCATTACCGCCTTTATACAAACTGTCAAAAGGAACCGGTAAAAAAGAAGTGATTGAATACGCTTGGACAGATGAAGAATTAGAAGCTAAGACCAAAACCTTTGGTAAAGGATATATTTTACAACGTTACAAAGGACTTGGTGAAATGAACGCTGACCAATTATGGGAAACGACGATGGATCCAGAAACAAGAACTTTAATTCGTGTTCGAATTGACGACGCTGCTCAAGCAGAACGTCGTGTTTCCACCTTGATGGGAGACAAAGTAGAACCACGTCGTAAGTGGATTGAATCCCACGTTGAATTCTCATTAGAAGAAGGCGGAAGTATCTTAGAAAATAATCAAATGATGGATTCACTTGAACCAGAAATTGAGCAAGTTGAATTATTAGATGAGCTAGAAGGAAGTGGCGAAAATGGAGATTAG